A portion of the Rhinopithecus roxellana isolate Shanxi Qingling chromosome 21, ASM756505v1, whole genome shotgun sequence genome contains these proteins:
- the C21H18orf21 gene encoding UPF0711 protein C18orf21 homolog: protein MRQKHYLEAAARELHDSCPGQARYLLWAYTSSHDDKSTFEETCPYCFQLLVLDNSRVRLKPKAKLTPKIQKLLNREARNYTLSFKEAKIVKKFKDSKSVLLITCKTCNRTVKHHGKSRSFLSALKSNPATPTSKLSLKTPERRTANPNPDMSGSKGRSPASIFRTPTSGQSVSTCSSKNTSKTKKQFSQLKMLLSQNESQKNPKVDFRNFLSSLKGGL, encoded by the exons atgAGACAGAAGCACTACCTTGAGGCTGCAGCGCGGGAACTGCACGACAGCTGCCCAGGCCAAGCCCGCTATCTCCT cTGGGCCTACACTTCGTCGCACG aTGATAAGAGCACTTTTGAAGAAACGTGTCCATACTGTTTCCAGTTGTTGGTTCTGGATAACTCTCGAGTGCGTCTCAAACCCAAAGCCAAGTTGACACCCAAAATACAGAAACTTCTTAATCGAGAAGCGAGAAACTATACACTCAGTTTTAAAGAAGCGAAAATTGTGAAAAAGTTCAAAGACTCCAAAAGTGTGTTG TTGATCACTTGTAAAACATGCAACAGAACAGTGAAACATCATGGTAAAAGTAGAAGCTTTCTATCAGCATTGAAGAGCAATCCTGCCACTCCTACAAGTAAACTCAGCCTGAAGACACCAGAGAGAAGGACTGCAAACCCAAATCCTGACATGTCTGGTTCCAAAGGCAGGAGTCCAGCATcgattttcag aacaccTACGTCTGGACAGTCAGTATCTACTTGCTCCTCAAAGAAtacaagcaaaacaaagaaacagttCTCTCAACTGAAAATGTTACTTAGTCAGAATGAGTCCCAAAAGAATCCAAAGGTGGACTTCAGAAATTTCTTATCTTCTCTGAAGGGTGGACTTTGA